In Campylobacter concisus, the following proteins share a genomic window:
- a CDS encoding anaerobic ribonucleoside-triphosphate reductase activating protein, translating to MHKVFSITPFTTLDYPDKVAAVVWFAGCNMRCVYCYNIEVVNSNGNIEMDEVCNFLDRRIGKLNGIVFSGGECTANPLFLKLAREVKSRNFYLKVDTNGSHIEILKEAIGEGLIDYIALDFKAPKEKFTGITGSNLYEKFISTLKYLLEINFDFEVRTTVHADLLSEIDIAQMSEVLYEFGYRGNYYLQKFLSTGENFGNLVDAKSSFDPKKIISKLPIKLRNF from the coding sequence TTGCATAAAGTCTTTAGTATAACGCCATTTACTACGCTTGATTATCCAGACAAAGTGGCTGCGGTAGTTTGGTTTGCAGGCTGTAATATGCGATGCGTGTATTGTTACAATATAGAAGTTGTAAATTCAAATGGCAATATAGAAATGGATGAGGTTTGTAACTTCTTAGATCGCCGCATAGGCAAGCTAAATGGCATTGTCTTTAGCGGTGGCGAATGCACAGCAAATCCTTTGTTTTTAAAACTTGCAAGAGAGGTCAAGTCAAGAAATTTTTACCTAAAGGTCGATACAAATGGCTCTCATATTGAGATTTTAAAAGAGGCGATAGGTGAAGGGCTGATTGACTATATCGCACTTGATTTTAAAGCACCAAAAGAGAAATTTACGGGCATAACTGGCTCAAATTTATATGAAAAATTTATTAGCACACTAAAATATCTACTTGAAATAAATTTTGACTTTGAAGTTAGAACGACTGTACATGCAGACTTGTTAAGTGAGATTGATATAGCTCAGATGTCTGAAGTTCTTTACGAGTTTGGTTATAGAGGTAATTATTATCTGCAAAAATTCCTTAGCACAGGTGAAAATTTTGGAAATTTAGTTGATGCTAAAAGTAGCTTTGATCCGAAAAAAATCATCTCAAAACTTCCTATTAAACTAAGAAATTTTTAA
- a CDS encoding ribonucleoside-diphosphate reductase subunit alpha, with product MKVIKRNGRTEELDISKIKKYTNEAVLGLSNVSLSELEVDAKIQFRDMITTEEIQQTLIKTAVDKIDIDRPNWTFVAARLFLYDLYHKVSGFNGYNHLKDYLVKGEKVGRIIPGLKEKYDLEDLNAYIKPERDLQFAYLGIKTLYDRYLIKDKNGMPIELPQHMFMAIAMFLAQNELDSQGWAKKFYDLISKFEVMLATPTLSNARTTRHQLSSCYVGSTPDNIEGIFDSYKEMALLSKFGGGIGWDWSKVRAMGGSIDGHKNAAGGIIPFLKVTNDIAVAVDQLGTRKGAIAVYIEPWHMDVSDFLDLRKNSGEERRRAHELFPALWINDLFMKRVKENGRWSLFDPAQVSDLCDLYGEEFEKRYLEYENDENIQKNTILAKELWKKILTSYFETGMPFLCFKDNANKTNPNDHEGIIRSSNLCTEIFQNTAPNYYKIKIAYEDGSEELFDEEEDVTVDSGITKKAKKLSALDSLKGKQIFIVEKESIEGKTAVCNLASINLSKINSKEDIERVVPIAIRMLDNVIDLNFYPHKKVKHTNLASRSIGLGVMGEAQMLAEKNVKWGSYEHLALIDSIMENISYNAIYASSNLAVEKGVYPKFEGSKWSKGIMPIDTANDNAKALLNDKGGLFDENVCDWGKLREKVKRDGMRNGYLMAIAPTSSISILVGTTQTIEPVYKRKWFEHNLSGMIPNVVPNLSPDTWQFYTPAYELDQRILIKAGAIRQKWIDQGQSLNIFMSLDKASGGYLSEIYTLAWELGLKSTYYLRSESPDSEKLNDVADRSIECEGCQ from the coding sequence TTGAAAGTTATAAAACGTAATGGCAGAACAGAAGAGCTTGATATAAGTAAGATCAAAAAATACACAAACGAAGCGGTCCTTGGACTAAGCAACGTAAGCCTTAGCGAGCTTGAAGTAGATGCGAAAATCCAGTTTAGAGATATGATAACGACTGAGGAAATTCAGCAAACTCTTATAAAAACAGCAGTTGATAAGATCGACATCGACCGCCCAAACTGGACATTTGTTGCTGCAAGGCTATTTTTATACGACCTTTATCACAAAGTATCTGGCTTTAACGGCTACAACCACCTAAAAGACTATCTCGTAAAGGGCGAAAAAGTAGGCCGTATCATCCCTGGACTAAAAGAGAAGTATGATCTTGAGGATCTAAACGCCTACATTAAGCCCGAGCGCGACCTTCAGTTTGCATACCTTGGTATCAAGACGCTTTATGATCGCTATCTTATCAAAGATAAGAATGGCATGCCAATCGAACTGCCACAGCACATGTTTATGGCGATCGCGATGTTTCTAGCGCAAAACGAGCTAGATAGTCAAGGTTGGGCTAAGAAATTTTACGACCTCATCTCTAAATTTGAAGTGATGTTAGCCACGCCAACGCTCTCAAACGCAAGGACTACACGTCACCAGCTAAGTAGCTGTTACGTAGGCAGTACGCCTGATAATATCGAGGGCATTTTTGATAGCTACAAAGAGATGGCTCTTCTTTCAAAATTTGGCGGCGGTATCGGCTGGGACTGGAGCAAGGTGCGTGCGATGGGCGGCAGTATCGACGGACACAAAAACGCAGCTGGCGGTATCATACCATTTTTAAAAGTGACAAACGATATCGCAGTAGCGGTCGATCAGCTAGGCACTAGAAAGGGTGCGATCGCTGTTTATATCGAGCCTTGGCATATGGACGTGAGTGATTTTCTTGATCTTCGTAAAAATTCAGGCGAAGAGAGACGCCGTGCACATGAGCTTTTCCCTGCGCTTTGGATAAACGATCTATTTATGAAGCGTGTCAAAGAAAATGGCCGATGGAGCCTCTTTGACCCAGCTCAAGTAAGCGACCTTTGCGACCTTTATGGCGAGGAGTTTGAGAAGAGATATTTAGAGTATGAAAACGACGAAAATATCCAGAAAAACACCATCCTTGCAAAAGAGCTTTGGAAGAAAATTTTAACTAGCTATTTTGAAACTGGCATGCCATTTTTATGCTTTAAAGACAATGCCAATAAAACAAATCCAAACGATCACGAAGGCATCATCAGAAGCTCAAATTTATGCACCGAAATTTTCCAAAATACAGCGCCAAACTACTATAAGATCAAGATCGCTTATGAAGATGGCAGCGAGGAGTTATTTGACGAAGAAGAAGACGTCACCGTCGATAGCGGCATAACTAAAAAAGCCAAAAAGCTTAGCGCACTTGATAGCCTAAAAGGCAAGCAAATTTTCATCGTAGAAAAAGAGAGCATCGAGGGCAAAACGGCAGTTTGCAACCTTGCAAGTATAAATTTAAGCAAGATAAACAGCAAAGAGGACATCGAGCGTGTCGTGCCGATAGCTATCAGGATGCTTGATAACGTTATAGACCTAAATTTCTACCCACACAAAAAGGTAAAACACACAAACCTAGCTTCTCGCTCGATCGGCCTTGGCGTCATGGGCGAGGCGCAAATGCTGGCTGAGAAAAACGTAAAATGGGGCAGTTACGAGCATTTGGCGCTGATTGATAGCATAATGGAAAACATAAGCTACAACGCGATCTACGCTAGCTCAAATTTAGCCGTAGAAAAGGGCGTCTATCCAAAATTTGAAGGCTCAAAATGGAGCAAAGGCATCATGCCGATAGACACCGCAAACGATAACGCAAAAGCTCTTTTAAACGACAAAGGCGGGCTATTTGACGAAAATGTCTGCGACTGGGGCAAGCTAAGAGAAAAAGTCAAGCGCGATGGCATGAGAAACGGCTACCTAATGGCGATCGCTCCAACTAGCTCGATCTCGATCCTTGTTGGCACCACTCAGACCATCGAGCCAGTCTATAAGCGAAAGTGGTTTGAGCACAACCTAAGCGGTATGATCCCAAATGTCGTGCCAAATTTAAGCCCTGATACTTGGCAGTTTTATACGCCAGCTTACGAGCTTGATCAAAGAATTCTTATAAAAGCAGGTGCGATCCGTCAAAAATGGATCGATCAAGGTCAAAGTCTAAATATCTTCATGAGCTTGGATAAGGCAAGCGGTGGATATCTAAGTGAAATTTACACGCTTGCATGGGAGCTCGGACTAAAATCAACCTACTATCTACGCTCTGAAAGTCCAGATAGCGAAAAACTAAACGACGTAGCTGACCGTTCGATCGAGTGTGAGGGATGTCAGTAA
- the purB gene encoding adenylosuccinate lyase: MVERYSRKEMADKWSMRAKYDAWLKVEKAAVKAWNKLGFISDGDCEKICRNAKFEVARIDEIEKTTKHDVIAFLTSVSESLGEESRFVHYGMTSSDCIDTAVALQMKESLELIISDVEEFMQAVKNRANEHKHTLMVGRSHGIHGEPITFGLVLAIWYDEIARALKLIKDAKDTISYGKLSGAMGNLAHAPMEFEELTCEELGLKAAPASNQVIQRDRYAHVVSAIAVLASTCEKIAVAIRHYQRTEVYEAEEYFSPGQKGSSAMPHKRNPVLSENITGLCRVLRSYVTPALENVALWHERDISHSSVERFILPDMFITADFMLVRIKNLIANLVVYPENMMKNLNLTGGLVFSQRVLLQLPQRGISREDAYKIVQRNAMKVWADLQEGKKAIDEQGHSLFLQNLLNDEDLTKSLSKDEIKECFDYNYYTKNVDKIFARVFGK, encoded by the coding sequence ATGGTCGAAAGATACTCACGCAAAGAGATGGCTGATAAGTGGAGTATGCGAGCAAAATACGATGCTTGGCTCAAGGTAGAAAAAGCTGCAGTTAAAGCTTGGAATAAGCTTGGCTTCATAAGCGACGGCGACTGCGAGAAAATTTGTAGAAATGCTAAATTTGAAGTGGCTCGCATCGACGAGATAGAAAAGACGACAAAGCACGATGTTATCGCGTTTTTAACAAGCGTCAGTGAGAGCCTTGGCGAGGAGAGCAGGTTTGTTCACTACGGCATGACCTCAAGCGACTGCATCGACACAGCCGTCGCACTTCAGATGAAAGAGAGCCTAGAGCTCATCATCAGCGACGTCGAGGAGTTTATGCAGGCGGTCAAAAACAGAGCAAACGAGCACAAGCACACGCTTATGGTCGGCAGAAGCCACGGCATCCACGGCGAGCCGATAACTTTTGGCCTTGTTCTTGCTATCTGGTACGACGAGATCGCAAGGGCTCTAAAGCTCATCAAAGATGCAAAAGATACGATCAGCTACGGTAAACTCTCAGGTGCTATGGGAAATTTAGCTCACGCTCCGATGGAATTTGAAGAGCTAACATGCGAGGAGCTAGGTCTTAAAGCAGCTCCAGCATCTAACCAAGTGATCCAGCGTGACCGCTACGCACATGTGGTGAGCGCCATCGCAGTTCTAGCCTCTACTTGCGAAAAGATCGCAGTCGCCATTAGACATTACCAAAGGACTGAGGTTTATGAGGCTGAGGAGTATTTTAGCCCAGGACAAAAGGGCTCAAGCGCTATGCCACACAAACGCAATCCAGTCCTTAGCGAAAACATCACCGGCCTTTGCAGGGTGCTGCGCTCATACGTCACACCAGCGCTAGAAAATGTCGCCCTTTGGCACGAGCGCGACATCAGCCATAGCTCGGTTGAGAGATTTATCCTGCCAGATATGTTTATCACAGCTGATTTTATGCTGGTTCGTATCAAAAATTTGATAGCAAATTTAGTCGTATATCCAGAAAATATGATGAAAAATTTAAATTTAACGGGCGGTTTAGTCTTTTCACAGCGCGTGCTTTTACAACTGCCTCAGCGTGGAATTTCTAGAGAGGACGCCTACAAGATCGTTCAGCGCAATGCTATGAAGGTCTGGGCAGACTTGCAAGAGGGCAAAAAAGCGATCGACGAGCAAGGTCACAGCCTATTTTTACAAAATTTGCTAAACGACGAGGACCTAACTAAAAGCCTTAGCAAAGATGAGATCAAAGAGTGCTTTGACTACAACTACTACACCAAAAACGTAGATAAAATTTTCGCTAGAGTCTTTGGCAAGTAA
- a CDS encoding pseudouridine synthase family protein: MPYVNKFIATANKQKAYEILMKTGFSMREAQRLIDKGRLICGGSVVSEKNAILSGDIFLIDYEAEPKGLKPIFECESFAVFDKPSGVLSHPNGRHCEYSLNDEIYTLFGRDASVAHRLDFETSGVIVVGKDRNSTIRLKKIFEDREVFKSYVAMVQGKIEREFTIDAKMDLANNYDDVKMRMQICENGKSAVTKILPIRYFDDIDATLVQAIPLTGRQHQIRLHLFHVKHKILGEPLYGLSRPQIEKILDKEMSERERINLTGAKRLLLHSDEISFKFDEIFYNIKSKFDAESEFYRFAKESLL, encoded by the coding sequence TTGCCATACGTAAATAAATTTATTGCCACTGCAAACAAACAAAAAGCGTATGAAATTTTAATGAAAACTGGCTTTAGTATGAGAGAGGCGCAACGACTAATAGATAAAGGTAGGCTGATATGTGGCGGCAGTGTCGTGAGTGAGAAAAATGCCATTTTGAGTGGCGATATTTTTTTGATCGACTATGAGGCTGAGCCAAAGGGACTAAAACCGATCTTTGAGTGTGAGAGCTTTGCCGTATTTGATAAGCCAAGTGGAGTGCTAAGCCACCCAAATGGCAGACACTGTGAGTACTCACTAAATGATGAAATTTACACGCTTTTTGGACGAGATGCGAGCGTGGCGCATAGGCTAGACTTTGAGACGAGTGGCGTGATAGTCGTTGGAAAAGACAGAAATTCTACGATTAGACTAAAGAAAATTTTTGAAGACAGAGAGGTTTTTAAAAGCTACGTCGCGATGGTACAAGGCAAGATCGAACGAGAATTTACGATCGATGCCAAAATGGATCTAGCAAACAACTACGACGATGTGAAAATGCGAATGCAAATTTGTGAGAACGGTAAGAGTGCTGTGACTAAAATTTTGCCGATTAGATATTTTGACGATATCGATGCAACTTTGGTTCAGGCTATCCCACTCACTGGCAGGCAGCATCAGATTCGCTTACATTTGTTTCATGTGAAACACAAGATACTTGGCGAACCACTTTATGGTTTGTCACGTCCACAGATCGAGAAAATTTTAGATAAAGAGATGAGCGAGCGTGAACGGATAAATTTAACTGGAGCAAAAAGGCTCTTGCTCCACTCAGATGAAATTTCTTTTAAATTTGATGAAATTTTTTATAACATAAAAAGCAAATTTGACGCTGAAAGCGAGTTTTATAGATTTGCAAAAGAGAGTTTACTTTAG
- the rlmN gene encoding 23S rRNA (adenine(2503)-C(2))-methyltransferase RlmN — MINLLDLSIDELKELVSPPFRATQIYEWIYKKNATEFSQMLNLPKDMRQDLAEKFYIDPLKCVKFEQSSDGSIKYLFELKDGLKIESVLLPMKEEISDENGKVSRHARYTVCVSSQVGCKMGCAFCLTAKGGLVRNLTAGEIVGQILWIKRENKIPYERRINVVYMGMGEPLDNLTNVSKAIKILALNEGLAISPRRQTVSTSGLGSQIKKLGEMDLGVLLAISLHAVTNELRSRLMPINKAYNIEAVMDAVKGFPIDMRKRVMFEYLVIKDLNDSVSDAKKLVKLLHGIKAKVNLIYFNPHEGSEFGRPELTSMLKFQEYLRDHGVTCTIRQSKGLDISAACGQLKQRNENAKFKTIPSDKNLKRQSLENNSKASVS; from the coding sequence GTGATAAATTTGCTTGATCTTAGTATTGATGAGCTAAAAGAGTTAGTTTCTCCACCATTTAGAGCAACACAAATCTACGAGTGGATATATAAAAAAAATGCAACCGAATTTAGCCAAATGCTAAATTTACCTAAAGATATGCGTCAAGATCTGGCTGAAAAATTTTATATCGATCCTTTAAAATGTGTAAAATTTGAGCAAAGTAGTGATGGTTCGATCAAGTATCTTTTTGAGCTAAAAGATGGGCTAAAGATAGAGAGTGTCTTACTCCCGATGAAAGAGGAGATTAGCGATGAGAATGGAAAGGTCAGTCGCCATGCTCGTTATACGGTTTGTGTTAGTTCGCAGGTTGGCTGTAAAATGGGATGTGCTTTTTGTCTAACAGCAAAGGGTGGACTTGTTAGAAATTTGACTGCCGGTGAGATCGTAGGGCAAATTTTATGGATAAAAAGAGAAAATAAAATACCATATGAGAGGCGCATAAATGTCGTTTATATGGGCATGGGTGAGCCACTCGATAATCTTACTAACGTTAGTAAAGCGATCAAAATTTTAGCTCTTAACGAGGGTCTAGCCATATCGCCGCGTCGTCAAACCGTTTCAACTAGCGGACTTGGTAGCCAGATAAAAAAGCTTGGCGAGATGGATCTTGGTGTGTTATTGGCCATATCGCTTCATGCTGTTACTAATGAACTTAGAAGTCGCCTAATGCCGATAAATAAGGCATATAATATCGAGGCTGTTATGGATGCTGTTAAGGGATTCCCTATCGATATGCGCAAACGCGTGATGTTTGAATACCTTGTTATCAAAGATCTAAATGACAGCGTTAGTGATGCAAAAAAGCTGGTAAAACTACTGCATGGTATCAAGGCAAAGGTAAATTTGATCTATTTTAACCCGCATGAAGGCAGTGAATTTGGACGACCCGAGCTTACCAGCATGCTAAAATTTCAAGAATATCTAAGAGATCACGGCGTTACTTGTACGATCAGACAGAGTAAAGGACTTGATATAAGTGCAGCTTGTGGACAGTTAAAACAACGCAACGAAAATGCAAAATTTAAAACCATTCCCAGTGATAAAAATTTAAAAAGACAGTCGCTTGAAAATAATAGTAAAGCCAGTGTGAGTTAG
- a CDS encoding purine-nucleoside phosphorylase — translation MLVISAGKNEIFDFALPMGVGLVDMAINLTKFLQKRACIVADEKGINLKNIDPHYLAKIEAKFANLSNPELQNLSQNFSKNPERNLYQMPEKIVFVGSAGLYKDGEILQIYESSVGANVEISSIENRSYSPIECEISSIVSRGTIKTNSSNFITTDKNLAHKMFEKGYFLENMEFYSVLKVAQIFKIPAYGIFVATNFCNKNAHTDFIKNHAEAKKILTKYIKENM, via the coding sequence ATGTTAGTTATCTCTGCTGGAAAAAATGAAATTTTTGACTTTGCTTTGCCAATGGGTGTGGGGCTAGTTGATATGGCGATAAATTTGACAAAATTTTTGCAGAAACGAGCATGTATTGTGGCAGATGAAAAGGGTATAAATTTAAAAAATATCGATCCGCACTATCTTGCAAAGATCGAAGCTAAATTTGCAAACTTATCAAATCCAGAGCTACAAAATCTAAGCCAAAATTTCTCAAAAAATCCTGAGCGAAATCTATACCAGATGCCAGAAAAGATAGTTTTTGTTGGTTCGGCTGGCCTATACAAAGATGGTGAAATTTTGCAGATTTATGAAAGCTCAGTTGGGGCAAATGTTGAAATTTCTAGCATAGAAAATAGATCTTATTCGCCTATCGAGTGTGAAATTTCTTCTATCGTTTCACGTGGAACTATCAAAACAAATTCATCAAATTTCATAACGACAGACAAAAATTTGGCTCATAAGATGTTTGAAAAAGGCTATTTTTTAGAAAATATGGAGTTTTATTCTGTTCTAAAAGTAGCTCAAATTTTTAAAATTCCGGCTTATGGAATTTTCGTAGCGACAAATTTTTGTAATAAAAATGCACATACTGATTTTATAAAAAATCACGCAGAGGCCAAGAAAATTCTAACAAAATATATAAAGGAAAATATGTGA
- the hisF gene encoding imidazole glycerol phosphate synthase subunit HisF: protein MNHFAKRIIPCLDVKDGRVVKGVNFVGLVDAGDPVEIAKRYNDEGADELCFLDITASHLGRDTIVDVVKKVASKLFIPLTVGGGIRTIDDISRLLNAGCDKVSLNSSAIQDPNLIDEAAKKFGSQCVVVAIDAKKIENGYSIFINGGRIDTKKDAFSWAKEVESRGAGEILLTSMDNDGVKQGFNLELTKVFSTLSIPTIASGGAGKMEHFKEAFEAGADACLAASIFHFGEIEIKKLKEYLKANGVEVRL, encoded by the coding sequence TTGAATCATTTTGCAAAACGCATAATCCCATGCCTTGATGTAAAAGATGGCAGAGTCGTAAAAGGCGTAAATTTCGTAGGGCTTGTTGATGCTGGAGATCCTGTCGAGATAGCTAAAAGATACAATGACGAGGGCGCTGATGAGCTTTGCTTTTTGGATATCACTGCCTCTCATCTTGGGCGTGATACGATAGTTGATGTCGTAAAAAAGGTCGCAAGTAAGCTTTTTATCCCACTAACAGTTGGCGGAGGTATACGCACGATCGATGATATCTCTCGCCTTTTAAATGCTGGTTGCGATAAAGTAAGCTTAAATTCATCAGCTATACAAGATCCAAATTTGATTGATGAGGCAGCTAAGAAATTTGGCTCGCAATGTGTTGTAGTAGCGATCGATGCTAAAAAGATTGAAAATGGTTATAGCATTTTTATAAATGGTGGCAGGATCGATACCAAAAAAGATGCCTTTTCTTGGGCAAAAGAGGTCGAGTCGCGAGGAGCAGGTGAGATATTGTTAACCTCTATGGACAATGACGGTGTCAAACAAGGTTTTAACCTTGAGCTAACAAAGGTATTTAGCACGCTTTCTATACCAACTATCGCAAGTGGCGGCGCTGGTAAGATGGAGCACTTTAAAGAGGCTTTTGAAGCCGGGGCTGATGCGTGTTTAGCTGCTTCGATATTTCACTTTGGCGAAATCGAGATAAAAAAACTAAAAGAGTATCTCAAGGCAAATGGCGTTGAGGTTAGGCTCTGA